In Juglans regia cultivar Chandler chromosome 13, Walnut 2.0, whole genome shotgun sequence, the following proteins share a genomic window:
- the LOC109007043 gene encoding probable plastid-lipid-associated protein 4, chloroplastic isoform X2 yields the protein MALSSHAALVLTTAQSSKPSIPKSLCFPPPRTAFRFPIPAINPSTHNLSSTSHPEKWRAKISFFPAFLKKGKDAKTLKEELLEAIAPLDRGADATFEDQQTVDQIAQKLEALNPVKEPIKSNLLDGKWELIYTTSGSILQTQRPKFLRSSANYQAINLDVLRAQNMESWPFFNQIPVKAPDRARGELEITYLDEELRVSRGDKGNLFILKMVDPSYRVPV from the exons ATGGCCTTATCTTCTCATGCAGCTTTAGTCCTCACCACCGCTCAATCCTCGAAACCTTCCATTCCTAAGTCCCTCTGCTTTCCGCCTCCTCGAACTGCCTTTCGTTTTCCAATCCCAGCCATTAATCCCAGCACCCACAACCTTTCAAGCACCTCGCACCCTGAGAAATGGAGagccaaaatttctttctttcctgcTTTCCTGAAAAAAGGCAAAGATGCCAAGACTCTCAAGGAGGAGCTGCTTGAAGCCATTGCGCCCCTGGATCGCGGAGCAGATGCCACTTTCGAAGACCAGCAAACAGTTGATCAG attgCTCAAAAACTTGAAGCACTTAACCCAGTAAAGGAACCCATCAAATCTAATTTACTCGATGGCAAATGGGAGCTTATCTACACTACTTCAGGATCAATTTTGCAGACCCAG AGACCCAAATTTTTAAGATCGAGTGCAAACTACCAGGCGATCAATTTGGATGTACTTAGGGCCCAGAATATGGAATCTTGGCCATTCTTCAACCAG ATACCTGTTAAGGCACCTGATAGAGCTCGTGGTGAATTGGAAATCACATACTTGGATGAAGAATTGCG GGTATCAAGAGGTGACAAAGGAAACTTGTTCATCCTGAAAATGGTGGATCCATCATACCGAGTTCCTGTTTGA
- the LOC109007038 gene encoding protein RETICULATA-RELATED 1, chloroplastic-like yields the protein MSHAVFQTAQIMPIKTLSSKPKVSPLLPAAHPVAGKMARRGLVIKASASSSSPVVEGDSVIFLERCFMAPPAASAAIISPVMKGEYGSLGAVTLEKGKLDMSQKQSKSSPETAIGGGGGDIGKKINHGGGDGGDDDGDDDDYFDDFDDGDEGDEGGLFRRRKFLEELFDRKFVDAVLNEWQKTMMDLPAGFRQAYEMGLVSSAQMVKFLAINARPTTTRFISRALPEGMSRAFIGRMLADPAFLYKLLLEQAATISCSVWWELKNRKDRIKQEWDLALLNVLTISACNAIVVWSLAPCRSYGNTFHFDLQNTLQKLPNNIFERSYAFREFDMQKRIHSFFYKAAELCMVGLSAGAVQGALSNFLASKKEGRLSVTIPSMSTNALGYGAFLGLYANLRYQMLCGFDRAISSHFDVIGVALFFSTALRILNIQLGERSRLAWLGVEADPLVDSDTLLKVYNRPSEDADRPSSKWFISKNAIVSGLGLLGIKQEKGDSVAKGEPSAPKARRKRIVRKKVTTS from the exons atgtctcacGCGGTGTTTCAAACGGCCCAAATTATGCCCATAAAGACCTTATCATCAAAGCCCAAGGTGAGTCCCCTCTTGCCGGCTGCACATCCGGTGGCCGGTAAGATGGCCCGGAGGGGACTGGTGATAAAGGCCTCTGCTTCGTCTTCTTCGCCCGTCGTGGAAGGGGATTCCGTCATTTTTTTGGAGCGCTGCTTTATGGCGCCACCGGCGGCCTCGGCGGCGATAATTAGTCCGGTTATGAAGGGAGAGTACGGCTCGTTGGGAGCGGTCACGTTGGAGAAGGGCAAGCTCGATATGTCTCAGAAGCAGTCCAAGTCTAGCCCCGAG ACTGCAATTGGGGGAGGCGGTGGAGATATtgggaagaaaataaatcatggtggtggtgatggtggtgATGACGACGGTGATGACGACGATTACTTTGATGACTTTGATGATGGTGATGAAGGAGACGAGGGAGGCCTATTTAGGAGACGGAAATTTCTTGAGGAG CTGTTTGATCGTAAATTTGTAGATGCCGTATTAAACGAGTGGCAGAAAACAATGATGGATTTGCCTGCTGGATTCCGCCAAGCTTATGAAATG GGTTTGGTTAGCTCTGCTCAAATGGTGAAATTCCTAGCAATCAATGCCAGGCCAACTACGACTAGGTTTATATCCCGAGCACTTCCTGAAGGAATGTCAAGGGCATTTATTGGCAG GATGCTTGCAGATCCTGCCTTCTTATATAAGCTTCTTTTGGAGCAGGCTGCTACAATCAGTTGCTCAGTTTGGTGGGAGTTGAAGAATCGTAAGGACAG GATAAAGCAAGAATGGGATCTGGCACTTCTTAATGTGCTCACAATATCAGCCTGCAATGCCATTGTTGTTTGGTCACTTGCTCCTTGTCGTTCATATGGGAACACATTCCACTTTGATTTGCAAAATACATTACAGAAGCtgccaaataatatttttgaaagaagtTACGCATTTCGTGAATTTGATATGCAAAAGAGAATCCATTCATTCTTCTACAAGGCTGCAGAGTTGTGTATGGTTGGGTTAAGTGCTGGAGCGGTACAAGGTGCATTGTCAAACTTTTTGGCTAGTAAAAAGGAGGGAAG GTTATCTGTGACAATTCCATCCATGAGTACAAACGCACTTGGTTATGGTGCTTTCCTCGGTCTTTATGCAAATCTCAGATATCAGATGTTATGTGGATTTGATAGAGCAATAAGCAGCCATTTTGATGTCATTGGAGTGGCTCTGTTTTTTAGCACGGCTTTGAG GATTTTGAATATCCAATTGGGAGAGAGATCAAGGCTGGCCTGGCTAGGGGTAGAGGCAGATCCGCTGGTTGATTCAGATACTCTCTTGAAGGTTTACAACAGACCTTCAGAGGATGCTGATAGGCCATCTTCAAAATGGTTTATATCAAAGAATGCCATTGTTTCTGGACTCGGGCTCCTTGGCATCAAACAGGAGAAGGGTGATTCTGTTGCCAAAGGTGAACCATCAGCTCCGAAGGCTCGGAGAAAGAGGATTGTCCGGAAGAAAGTGACTACAAGTTGA
- the LOC109006988 gene encoding pathogenesis-related thaumatin-like protein 3.5, which translates to MASHLNLFIFTIIVSVIKLSESTRSFTIVNYCKDTIWPGITHGENFSGGGFALKPGQSAVYTASAGWGGRIWARTGCNFDKNGNGKCQTGSCGTILNCTEPSRPPTSIADFTLGQIDFYDVSLVDGFNVPIVVKAVNGTGNCSTAGCDGDLRQNCPSELTLKADGKVVACRSACDVFNTDEYCCRGMYGNPSTCLPSNYSKSFKQVCPTAYSFAYDDPTSVITCSGADYIIAFCASRNQTICSYHDKQLACNQSKGIRSVISHGWWVPMLALTFMFESWWVMI; encoded by the exons ATGGCTTCTCATCTCAACCTTTTCATCTTCACTATCATTGTATCAG TGATTAAATTGTCCGAAAGCACAAGATCGTTCACCATAGTAAATTACTGCAAGGATACAATATGGCCTGGAATTACACATGGTGAGAACTTCAGCGGCGGAGGTTTTGCACTAAAACCCGGACAGTCTGCTGTCTATACCGCTTCGGCTGGGTGGGGTGGCCGGATATGGGCTCGGACTGGCTGCAATTTCGACAAAAACGGTAATGGAAAATGCCAAACGGGTAGCTGCGGCACCATCCTTAATTGCACCGAGCCGAGCAGACCACCCACCTCCATCGCCGATTTCACCCTTGGACAAATCGATTTCTATGATGTAAGCCTTGTAGATGGCTTTAATGTGCCTATAGTTGTCAAAGCTGTTAATGGTACAGGCAACTGCAGTACTGCTGGCTGTGATGGAGATTTGAGGCAAAACTGCCCGTCGGAGCTCACCCTAAAGGCCGACGGAAAGGTTGTGGCTTGCCGGAGTGCATGTGATGTGTTCAACACTGATGAGTATTGTTGCAGAGGAATGTATGGAAATCCATCCACATGTCTACCTTCGAATTATTCCAAGAGTTTCAAACAAGTATGCCCAACAGCATACAGCTTCGCATATGATGACCCTACCAGCGTTATAACTTGCTCTGGAGCAGACTACATAATTGCATTCTGCGCATCAAG GAACCAAACCATATGCTCTTATCATGATAAGCAGCTTGCCTGTAATCAATCAAAGGGCATCAGATCAGTAATCTCTCATGGATGGTGGGTCCCAATGCTTGCATTAACCTTCATGTTTGAATCATGGTGGGTCATGATTTAG
- the LOC109007042 gene encoding elongation of fatty acids protein 3-like — MNPIVSALQYWLVNHPTILHFSWTPGLTPASTPLFLFLTLLSYLSLTFLFSRRLIPLPSSLGPSLLKPISALHNLALLLLSLVMAVGCTLSIITHTPHLHWIICFPPHTPPSGPLFFWAYVFYLSKILEFVDTLLIILSNSLQRLTFLHVYHHSTVLIMCYIWLHTSQSLFPVALVTNASVHVVMYAYYLLCAIGVRPRWKRLVTDFQIVQFVFSFAVSGRMLHEHFTGSGCSGIWGWCFNAVFNASLLALFLDFHVKSYAKKKQMGQKDKRS; from the coding sequence ATGAACCCCATTGTCTCAGCCCTCCAATACTGGCTAGTGAACCACCCAACCATCCTCCACTTCTCATGGACTCCGGGTCTAACCCCTGCCTCCacccctctcttcctcttcctcacccTCCTCTCCTACCTCTCCCTCACCTTCCTTTTCTCCCGCCGCCTTATCCCACTCCCCTCCTCCCTTGGTCCCAGCCTCCTCAAACCCATCTCCGCCCTCCACAatctcgccctcctcctcctctccctcGTCATGGCCGTCGGTTGCACCCTCTCCATCATCACCCACACGCCTCACCTCCACTGGATCATTTGTTTCCCTCCACACACCCCTCCCTCCGGGCCCCTCTTTTTCTGGGCCTACGTCTTCTACCTCTCCAAGATTCTCGAATTCGTCGACACCCTCTTGATCATTCTCAGTAACTCCCTCCAACGGCTCACCTTCCTCCACGTCTACCACCACTCCACAGTCCTGATCATGTGCTACATTTGGCTGCACACCTCCCAGTCCCTGTTCCCCGTAGCGCTCGTGACAAACGCTTCGGTGCACGTGGTCATGTACGCCTACTACCTATTGTGCGCCATCGGGGTGCGGCCCAGGTGGAAACGCCTGGTCACGGATTTCCAGATCGTGCAATTTGTGTTCAGCTTTGCGGTTTCAGGTCGGATGCTCCACGAGCACTTCACCGGATCCGGATGCTCCGGGATCTGGGGTTGGTGCTTCAACGCCGTTTTCAATGCCTCTCTTCTGGCTCTCTTTCTGGACTTCCATGTTAAGAGCTATGCGAAGAAGAAACAGATGGGTCAAAAGGACAAACGGTCGTGA
- the LOC109007041 gene encoding E3 ubiquitin-protein ligase RING1-like yields MSLVIGGSRFTANGIRRARTFHYFWCQNCRHIVRIPSTNLYEICPQCFHELYLQLEVSMHRLVTDSRDPEPSPATRLLDPSTRRRPNTGFDRRFEWLSEVEDEPVQQAWITLEFVRPPRPPRPISPVENVFARDNNVSDAMSGDALLEFTEGMVWQNDRPGPPPTAASAIEALPRVKLTQKHLDNDPSCPVCKEEFDLGGEVRLMPCKHFYHSDCIVPWLCIHNTCPVCRYELQDDSNSDLEDTDDEDFRFEDVPDWLNWLWSRLFSLWPFRIVLDLTHRYLDFEDASSASHDGRSSWWRSWLIL; encoded by the exons ATGTCTCTGGTGATCGGCGGGTCTCGTTTCACAGCAAATGGAATCCGAAGGGCAAGAACCTTCCATTACTTCTGGTGTCAAAATTGCCGACATATTGTGAGGATTCCCTCCACAAACCTATACGAAATATGTCCCCAATGCTTCCATGAGTTATATCTTCAGCTGGAGGTGTCAATGCATAGGCTTGTCACTGATTCCAGGGACCCAGAACCCTCCCCTGCGACTCGCCTACTTGACCCATCTACGAGGCGTCGTCCAAATACTGGTTTTGATCGGAGATTTGAATGGTTATCAGAAGTTGAAGATGAGCCGGTTCAGCAAGCTTGGATTACCCTTGAATTCGTCCGACCGCCTCGTCCTCCAAGACCCATTTCGCCAGTAGAAAATGTGTTTGCCCGGGACAATAACGTTAGCGATGCCATGTCTGGGGACGCGCTATTGGAGTTCACTGAAGGGATGGTTTGGCAGAATGACCGGCCAGGACCTCCTCCCACCGCCGCTTCAGCCATTGAAGCCTTGCCAAGGGTGAAACTCACGCAAAAGCATTTGGACAACGACCCGAGTTGCCCGGTATGCAAGGAAGAGTTTGATCTTGGTGGAGAAGTCAGATTGATGCCGTGCAAGCATTTCTATCACTCTGATTGCATTGTCCCTTGGTTGTGCATCCACAACACTTGCCCTGTTTGCCGCTATGAGCTGCAAGACGATTCCAACAGCGATCTTGAAGACACAGATGATGAAGATTTTCGCTTTGAAGACGTGCCAGATTGGTTGAACTGGTTATGGAGTCGGCTGTTCTCTCTGTGGCCTTTCCGTATAGTGTTGGATTTGACACATCGCTACCTTGATTTCGAAGATGCTAGCTCAGCCTCTCATGATGGGC GTAGCTCCTGGTGGCGCTCCTGGCTCATTCTATAG
- the LOC109007043 gene encoding probable plastid-lipid-associated protein 4, chloroplastic isoform X1 translates to MALSSHAALVLTTAQSSKPSIPKSLCFPPPRTAFRFPIPAINPSTHNLSSTSHPEKWRAKISFFPAFLKKGKDAKTLKEELLEAIAPLDRGADATFEDQQTVDQIAQKLEALNPVKEPIKSNLLDGKWELIYTTSGSILQTQRPKFLRSSANYQAINLDVLRAQNMESWPFFNQVTADLTPLNAKKVAVKFDYFKIGGLIPVKAPDRARGELEITYLDEELRVSRGDKGNLFILKMVDPSYRVPV, encoded by the exons ATGGCCTTATCTTCTCATGCAGCTTTAGTCCTCACCACCGCTCAATCCTCGAAACCTTCCATTCCTAAGTCCCTCTGCTTTCCGCCTCCTCGAACTGCCTTTCGTTTTCCAATCCCAGCCATTAATCCCAGCACCCACAACCTTTCAAGCACCTCGCACCCTGAGAAATGGAGagccaaaatttctttctttcctgcTTTCCTGAAAAAAGGCAAAGATGCCAAGACTCTCAAGGAGGAGCTGCTTGAAGCCATTGCGCCCCTGGATCGCGGAGCAGATGCCACTTTCGAAGACCAGCAAACAGTTGATCAG attgCTCAAAAACTTGAAGCACTTAACCCAGTAAAGGAACCCATCAAATCTAATTTACTCGATGGCAAATGGGAGCTTATCTACACTACTTCAGGATCAATTTTGCAGACCCAG AGACCCAAATTTTTAAGATCGAGTGCAAACTACCAGGCGATCAATTTGGATGTACTTAGGGCCCAGAATATGGAATCTTGGCCATTCTTCAACCAG GTGACGGCAGATTTAACACCTCTGAATGCAAAGAAAGTGGCTGtaaagtttgattattttaaaatcggAGGTTTA ATACCTGTTAAGGCACCTGATAGAGCTCGTGGTGAATTGGAAATCACATACTTGGATGAAGAATTGCG GGTATCAAGAGGTGACAAAGGAAACTTGTTCATCCTGAAAATGGTGGATCCATCATACCGAGTTCCTGTTTGA